One part of the Candidatus Diapherotrites archaeon genome encodes these proteins:
- a CDS encoding ferredoxin — protein MSDFKIQHDRPNCIGCGACAAVAPDYWEMSPVDGKSDLKESKHTEEGGQITLEEREIDQDKYVSNKEAADSCPVNVIHLFDKDGKKLI, from the coding sequence ATGTCCGATTTCAAGATCCAGCACGACCGACCCAACTGTATCGGCTGCGGCGCCTGCGCCGCGGTGGCCCCTGACTATTGGGAGATGTCCCCCGTCGACGGGAAATCCGACCTCAAGGAAAGCAAGCACACTGAGGAAGGAGGGCAAATCACCCTGGAAGAAAGGGAGATCGACCAGGACAAATACGTTTCTAACAAAGAGGCCGCCGACTCCTGCCCGGTGAATGTGATTCACCTTTTTGATAAGGATGGGAAGAAATTAATCTAG
- a CDS encoding sulfatase-like hydrolase/transferase, whose product MDNPLLEKNVLFLTMDSCRFDTMVKAQAPTIKSIGPLRMAKTPGTFTIPAHLAFFTGHLPNVFKDPLPYYSQQVKKLWFVRHSPPLFSGINCGIPLFGRTIFDGYAREGFHVLGVGGVSPFHPDGVLRPHFPGEFLYYGLSSHQHPFQSARKSQFALTHVNEIVDHLSPHDKWFLFLNARETHYMYDTGNGIPKKIRDYFPALKTAYNLREHTGMEFPSWLGKRLHRLQIEALETLDARLKTLITHLPGEQDILMVICADHGENLGETYLGKPRFGHEIASPHVINVPLLIGTRNGMRPGGFKHGDWPSTL is encoded by the coding sequence ATGGATAATCCATTGCTCGAGAAGAATGTCCTTTTCCTGACCATGGATTCGTGTCGGTTTGACACCATGGTCAAGGCCCAGGCGCCAACGATTAAGAGTATTGGGCCTCTTCGGATGGCTAAAACCCCCGGGACATTCACTATTCCCGCGCATTTGGCTTTCTTCACCGGCCATCTTCCCAACGTTTTCAAGGACCCCCTGCCGTATTATTCACAGCAAGTGAAAAAACTCTGGTTTGTTCGCCATTCCCCTCCATTGTTTTCTGGAATCAATTGTGGGATACCATTGTTTGGGCGCACTATTTTCGATGGGTATGCTCGGGAAGGATTCCACGTCCTGGGAGTGGGAGGGGTTTCTCCTTTCCATCCAGACGGGGTGCTTCGCCCCCATTTCCCGGGAGAATTTTTGTATTATGGATTGTCTTCCCATCAGCATCCCTTCCAATCCGCCCGCAAATCCCAGTTCGCGCTTACCCACGTCAATGAAATCGTGGACCATTTGTCACCCCATGATAAGTGGTTTCTTTTTCTGAACGCCCGGGAGACGCATTACATGTATGACACGGGGAATGGGATTCCTAAAAAAATACGGGACTATTTTCCGGCACTGAAAACCGCCTATAACCTCCGTGAGCATACGGGAATGGAATTCCCTTCCTGGTTGGGGAAACGCCTGCATCGCCTGCAGATTGAAGCATTGGAGACCCTGGATGCCCGTTTAAAGACATTGATAACTCACCTCCCCGGGGAACAGGATATCCTGATGGTCATCTGTGCTGACCATGGGGAGAATTTGGGGGAAACCTATTTGGGGAAACCCCGATTCGGCCACGAAATCGCCTCTCCTCACGTGATAAATGTGCCCCTCCTCATTGGCACGCGTAATGGAATGAGGCCGGGCGGTTTCAAACATGGGGATTGGCCCTCAACGCTTTAA